A single region of the Epinephelus moara isolate mb chromosome 16, YSFRI_EMoa_1.0, whole genome shotgun sequence genome encodes:
- the cfap126 gene encoding protein Flattop isoform X2 produces MCSYSANQYDSAFKPRRLQNWCKTKNFKERPTAHEGHTTFIADDRGHLLPGVVKRGSAWPDFKGTWDLPARIPAHRINATSRSVEGLNRLRSWGFDPQHTGKSQPHGGSTDTDRPEDVGEQDGAALSVEVASQEAPSSSKQRDKEEWQDQ; encoded by the exons ATGTGCAGTTACTCAGCAAATCAG TATGACAGTGCCTTCAAACCGCGCAGGCTGCAGAACTGGTGCAAGACAAAGAACTTCAAAGAG agaccCACTGCACATGAGGGTCACACCACCTTCATTGCTGACGATAGAGGACATCTGCTCCCAGGAGTGGTAAAA AGGGGCAGTGCATGGCCAGACTTTAAGGGGACCTGGGATCTGCCTGCTCGTATCCCAGCCCACCGCATCAATGCTACAAGCCGTTCTGTGGAGGGTCTCAACAGGCTGAGGTCCTGGGGCTTTGACCCACAGCATACTGGCAAATCTCAGCCACATGGCggcagcacagacacagatagGCCGGAGGATGTTGGTGAGCAG GATGGTGCTGCCCTGTCAGTGGAAGTAGCCAGCCAAGAAGCACCGTCATCATCCaagcagagagacaaagaggagtGGCAAGACCAGTGA
- the cfap126 gene encoding protein Flattop isoform X1 produces MCSYSANQYDSAFKPRRLQNWCKTKNFKERPTAHEGHTTFIADDRGHLLPGVVKRGSAWPDFKGTWDLPARIPAHRINATSRSVEGLNRLRSWGFDPQHTGKSQPHGGSTDTDRPEDVGEQQDGAALSVEVASQEAPSSSKQRDKEEWQDQ; encoded by the exons ATGTGCAGTTACTCAGCAAATCAG TATGACAGTGCCTTCAAACCGCGCAGGCTGCAGAACTGGTGCAAGACAAAGAACTTCAAAGAG agaccCACTGCACATGAGGGTCACACCACCTTCATTGCTGACGATAGAGGACATCTGCTCCCAGGAGTGGTAAAA AGGGGCAGTGCATGGCCAGACTTTAAGGGGACCTGGGATCTGCCTGCTCGTATCCCAGCCCACCGCATCAATGCTACAAGCCGTTCTGTGGAGGGTCTCAACAGGCTGAGGTCCTGGGGCTTTGACCCACAGCATACTGGCAAATCTCAGCCACATGGCggcagcacagacacagatagGCCGGAGGATGTTGGTGAGCAG CAGGATGGTGCTGCCCTGTCAGTGGAAGTAGCCAGCCAAGAAGCACCGTCATCATCCaagcagagagacaaagaggagtGGCAAGACCAGTGA
- the ccnq gene encoding cyclin-Q has translation MEGPSSRLPATRDGALLLAGRRVSGGDGECERDMKTHFRVCRFIIETGVKLGMRSVPVATACVLYHRFFERVSIHAYEPYLVAMSCVYLAGKVEEQHIRTRDIINVSHRYFNSGSAPLECDKEFWDLRDSVVQCELLILRQLNFHVSFEHPHKYLLHYLLSVKSLVNRHAWSRTPVAETSWALLRDCYHGAMCIRHTPQHIAIATLHLALNSYGVELPVGEKEWWQVLCADVTKADIDAVISDLLQLYDMEAKCI, from the exons ATGGAGGGGCCGTCCTCTCGTTTACCGGCTACCCGAGACGGAGCGCTGTTGCTGGCGGGCAGGAGAGTCTCCGGCGGGGACGGAGAGTGTGAGCGAGACATGAAGACACACTTTCGTGTCTGTCGCTTCATCATTGAGACAG GAGTGAAGCTGGGTATGCGCTCGGTGCCCGTGGCCACAGCATGTGTGTTGTACCACCGTTTCTTTGAACGTGTCAGCATACATGCGTATGAACCCTACCTGGTGGCCATGAGCTGTGTGTACCTGGCTGGCAAGGTGGAGGAGCAGCACATCAGGACCCGTGACATCATCAACGTAAGCCATAG GTATTTCAACAGTGGCAGCGCTCCTCTAGAATGTGACAAGGAGTTCTGGGATTTGAGGGACAGCGTGGTGCAGTGTGAGCTCCTCATCCTCCGACAGCTCAACTTCCACGTCTCTTTTGAACACCCTCACAAG TATTTACTCCACTACCTGTTGTCTGTGAAGTCGCTTGTGAACCGCCATGCTTGGTCCCGAACCCCTGTCGCTGAGACTTCCTGGGCGTTGCTTAGAGACTGTTACCATGGAGCCATGTGCATCCGCCACACACCGCAACACATTGCCATAGCAACACTGCACCTGGCTCTAAACAGCTATGGAGTAGAGCTGCCTGTCGGGGAGAAAGAGTGGTGGCAG gtgctGTGTGCCGACGTGACCAAAGCAGACATCGATGCTGTGATCTCTGACCTTCTTCAGCTCTACGACATGGAAGCCAAGTGTATCTGA
- the cfap126 gene encoding protein Flattop isoform X3 — MCSYSANQYDSAFKPRRLQNWCKTKNFKERPTAHEGHTTFIADDRGHLLPGVRGSAWPDFKGTWDLPARIPAHRINATSRSVEGLNRLRSWGFDPQHTGKSQPHGGSTDTDRPEDVGEQQDGAALSVEVASQEAPSSSKQRDKEEWQDQ; from the exons ATGTGCAGTTACTCAGCAAATCAG TATGACAGTGCCTTCAAACCGCGCAGGCTGCAGAACTGGTGCAAGACAAAGAACTTCAAAGAG agaccCACTGCACATGAGGGTCACACCACCTTCATTGCTGACGATAGAGGACATCTGCTCCCAGGAGTG AGGGGCAGTGCATGGCCAGACTTTAAGGGGACCTGGGATCTGCCTGCTCGTATCCCAGCCCACCGCATCAATGCTACAAGCCGTTCTGTGGAGGGTCTCAACAGGCTGAGGTCCTGGGGCTTTGACCCACAGCATACTGGCAAATCTCAGCCACATGGCggcagcacagacacagatagGCCGGAGGATGTTGGTGAGCAG CAGGATGGTGCTGCCCTGTCAGTGGAAGTAGCCAGCCAAGAAGCACCGTCATCATCCaagcagagagacaaagaggagtGGCAAGACCAGTGA